Proteins encoded by one window of Carassius auratus strain Wakin chromosome 24, ASM336829v1, whole genome shotgun sequence:
- the cox6b1 gene encoding cytochrome c oxidase subunit 6B1, protein MAEDIQQKLEKYRTAPFDARFPNQNQTRNCWQNYLDYYRCQKALDAKGVDTAPCDWYKRVYKSLCPLSWIEKWDTQREDGTFPGKI, encoded by the exons ATGGCCGAGGACATTCAGCAGAAGCTGGAGAAGTACCGCACGGCGCCCTTCGACGCCCGCTTCCCGAACCAGAACCAGACCAGAAACTGCTGGCAGAACTATCTGG ATTATTATCGCTGCCAAAAAGCACTGGATGCCAAAGGTGTGGACACAGCTCCATGTGACTGGTACAAGAGGGTCTACAAATCTCTCTGTCCTCTTTCCTGG ATCGAGAAATGGGACACCCAGAGGGAAGATGGAACGTTTCCAGGAAAGATCTGA